From Uloborus diversus isolate 005 chromosome 8, Udiv.v.3.1, whole genome shotgun sequence, a single genomic window includes:
- the LOC129227412 gene encoding FERM domain-containing protein 4A-like isoform X2 — MSLHSGLFICFPFRRLWSKLRLLMSEGRQSQVVLLDDRRLDILIKPKLYAGELLDMVASHFSLKEKEYFGLAYADDTGHYSWLQLDRRVLEHEFPKRSSQSTLILYFKIKYFVESITHLRDSSTVEAFYLQTQSLVYNGDIEVTSDKAFQLAALILQATHGDFTSDDLAKQFLKKLPVLPTSALVEHPSLKVCEDRVIEHYKLFRGQSRGSAIVNYMRIAESLPTYGVHYYEVKDKAGIPWWLGISCKGICQYDHTDKKVPRKLFLWKQLENLYFRDRKFSIEVYDIKRITASRKTFGAGSISVYVWFSSSPSLTKCIWSMAIAQHQFYLDRKHNKSALSLSRNFSDIADELSHGSYSTETSSLGRSVSSLSLPALKIDSDSCDETLDTVEMFVALKARKEALEAALHKKCEELKRLCLREGELTGALPPEMPLTPGEQIPVIKKKIGPTFPIKDKLLWKKKSKDEEELARLELEYEIQTKIVSAAVKLLNDSSVKKNIRRQRKISHQKALSKLKEIEQKLFHFRKQMGSLNKESASLSDTEQLIKSTSANMKDLTITFSPTDSETEDAKNSFNKMTSSSSSPVPLPSIIRASNSNSVPSSPSNSRHLSNVQRNSAQKKDMPKPDLTLQGYTPSSVYQTQTSYRSQQYPTFSMRSPSSYSSASSSDFGTSVYSDKIPFVPLTAPYRNRFESTLDIEGSNLYSVPTQRTSQAFDTQDDILATIPRNPPQDLGLISRHNSLDRNRRHSFQKCRKYFDQSAALADIQRPSSVQSHMYDNFSYKNRGMSMFPYQEQQQQLQSHQSDHSAHHPHHFHHHRHDEGKSLTHENLSAYSQSCETPPPQQDTNMYQENLKLYAADAMYLGERRYLDSQHKQKHISTSPSLKSRKKDWIDFHSTDMKNRTPSVSPYDSGLSSPSSSTERSWPSKSPQNVPSSSSMGNLQYHAAANRPGSNVDIVTYGHFQPYWEETKPYETSDFYKYSTKHRKQHQAASQNLHAKLSAWKAHQANSQILGTVPPVMSPVLERSRTSSPACTFGGNGQPSSLEEEDKMPSEKIKKEGHLNEGAAEKSKNLTDEAFHDDVLEWYSKQEKGKKTTLV; from the exons AGGTCATTACAGTTGGCTTCAGTTGGATAGAAGGGTCCTGGAACACGAGTTTCCTAAACGGTCTTCGCAATCAACACTTATACTTTATTTTAAGATTAA atactttGTAGAAAGCATTACGCATCTTAGAGATAGTTCTACTGTTGAAGCTTTTTACTTGCAAACGCAATCTCTAGTCTACAAt ggTGATATTGAAGTCACAAGTGATAAAGCTTTTCAACTTGCTGCCCTTATTCTTCAAGCAACTCATGGAGATTTTACTAG tGATGACTTAGCAAAACAGTTTCTAAAAAAGTTACCTGTATTGCCTACAAGTGCATTGGTTGAACATCCATCGTTAAAAGTGTG TGAAGACAGAGTTATTGAACACTATAAACTATTCCGAGGGCAGTCAAGGGGCTCTGCTATTGTCAA TTATATGAGAATTGCAGAATCCTTGCCAACATATGGTGTTCATTATTATGAAGTAAAG gATAAAGCTGGTATACCTTGGTGGTTAGGAATAAGTTGCAAAGGTATATGTCAGTATGATCATACAGACAAAAAAGTTCCCAGAAAg TTGTTTCTCTGGAAGCAGTTggaaaacctttattttcgagaCAGAAAGTTTTCTATAGAAGTCTACGACATAAAGAG gaTAACTGCTTCAAGAAAGACATTTGGAGCTGGGAGCATTAGTGTCTATGTATGGTTTTCTAGTAGTCCATCGCTAACAAAATGCATTTGGTCTATGGCTATAGCACAACACCAATTTTATCTAGACAGGAAGCACAATAAA AGTGCTTTGTCTCTATCACGAAACTTTAGTGATATTGCTGATGAGCTTTCCCATGGTTCCTATTCCACAGAAACGTCTTCTCTTGGTAGAAGTGTCAGTTCTCTTAGCCTTCCAGCTTTAAAAATTGACA gTGATTCTTGTGATGAAACATTAGACACTGTGGAAATGTTTGTAGCACTCAAAGCACGCAAAGAAGCCTTAGAAGCTGCTCTTCATAAAAAGTGTGAAGAACTGAAAAGGCTATGCCTTAGAGAAGGA GAACTAACTGGAGCACTTCCACCTGAGATGCCCTTAACCCCAGGGGAACAAATTCCTGTCATTAAGAAGAAAATTGGACCTACATTTCCAATAAAAGATAAATTGTTGtggaaaaagaaaagtaaagat gaaGAGGAATTGGCTCGCCTTGAGTTGGAGTATGAAATCCAAACTAAAATTGTCAGTGCGGCAGTAAAACTTCTAAATGACAGCTCTGTAAAGAAAAACATTCGCCGTCAGAGGAAAATTTCCCATCAGAAAGCACTTTCCAAG cttaaagaaattgaacaaaaattatttcacttcAGGAAACAGATGGGATCTTTAAACAAAGAAAGTGCATCACTTTCAGACACAg aacaattgatTAAATCAACCAGTGCCAACATGAAAGACCTTACTATTACTTTTTCTCCAACTGATTCTGAAACTGAAGAtgccaaaaatagttttaataaaatg ACATCATCTTCATCTTCTCCTGTGCCTCTTCCAAGTATTATACGAGCTTCTAACTCAAACTCAGTTCCATCTAGTCCTTCTAATTCACGACACTTGTCGAATGTACAAAGAAATTCAGCACAGAAAAAGGACATGCCAAAGCCAGATTTGACGCTGCAAGGATACACTCCAAGTTCTGTCTACCAAACACAGACTTCTTACAGAAGTCAACAATATCCTACATTTTCAATGCGATCCCCTTCCTCTTATTCCTCTGCTTCAAGTTCCGACTTTGGTACTTCTGTGTACAGTGATAAAATTCCGTTTGTACCTTTGACGGCTCCTTATAGAAACAG ATTTGAATCTACTTTAGATATTGAAGGATCAAATTTGTACAGTGTTCCAACTCAACGCACAAGTCAAGCTTTTGATACTCAAGATGACATTCTAGCCACAATTCCTCGAAACCCTCCGCAAGACTTAGGATTAATATCACGGCACAATAGCCTGGACAGGAATCGACGAcacagttttcaaaaatgtcgaaaatattttgACCAAAGTGCAGCTCTTGCAGACATACAGCGACCAAGCTCTGTGCAATCACACATGTATGACAATTTCTCTTACAAAAATAGGGGAATGAGTATGTTTCCATATCAAGAACAACAGCAGCAGCTACAATCACATCAGTCAGATCACTCAGCTCATCATCCTCATCATTTTCATCATCATCGCCACGATGAAGGCAAATCTTTGACGCATGAAAATCTTTCTGCTTACTCGCAGAGCTGCGAAACTCCTCCCCCGCAACAAGATACAAACATGTATCAAGAGAACTTGAAACTATACGCTGCAGACGCAATGTATCTGGGTGAACGGAGATACCTTGATTCTCAAcacaaacaaaaacatatttccaCATCGCCATCTTTAAAGTCACGCAAGAAAGACTGGATAGACTTTCATTCTACAGACATGAAAAACAGGACACCAAGTGTGAGTCCATATGATTCTGGACTTTCATCACCGTCTAGTTCAACGGAAAGAAGCTGGCCTTCTAAATCACCTCAGAATGTTCCATCATCTAGTTCAATGGGCAACTTACAATATCATGCAGCTGCAAACCGCCCTGGAAGCAATGTTGATATTGTAACCTATGGCCACTTCCAGCCATATTGGGAAGAAACTAAGCCTTACGAAACATCAGACTTTTACAAATACAGCACAAAACATCGTAAACAACATCAGGCAGCTAGTCAGAATCTCCATGCCAAACTATCTGCGTGGAAAGCACACCAAGCAAACTCACAGATCTTAGGAACAGTGCCACCTGTAATGTCTCCAGTGCTAGAACGCTCCAGAACATCCTCTCCTGCATGTACATTTGGTGGAAATGGGCAGCCATCATCTTTAGAGGAAGAAGACAAAATGCCTTCtgaaaaaattaa gaAAGAAGGCCATTTAAATGAAGGAGCTGCTGAGAAAAGTAAAAATCTAACAGATGAAGCATTTCATGATGACGTACTGGAATGGTACAGCAAACAAGAAAAAGGGAAGAAAACTACTTTAGTCTAA